One stretch of Candidatus Omnitrophota bacterium DNA includes these proteins:
- a CDS encoding YchF/TatD family DNA exonuclease, with protein MLIDTHCHLDFKDFDPDRDDVINRALKAGVMKIINVASSIEGSHRSVELANKYDMVYATVGVHPHDAKSVTDSAISELKALAKDKKVVAIGEVGLDYYRNLSPKEDQASAFKKFVYLALDLDLPLIIHAREADRDALDMLKSEKRDALRGVIHCFSGNADFMKECLDIGFFISFTANITFKKADDLRMVARDIPPERLLLETDAPFLAPQAMRGKRNEPAYLTHLVGEWSRLLDLSKDDVARITTHNANSLFKLKLDESSKIAYEIRDSLYFNITNRCTNSCDFCVRNQTSFVKGHNLRLDEEPSAEEIIKTINPAKKYKEIVFCGYGEPTMRLDVIKEVAGALKARGGVKIRVVTNGHGDLINSRNIAKELAGLVDKVSVSLNTDTAEAYNKYCKPEFGPDAYGAVINFIKDCVKNKIEVEVTCLDLPGVDLKRCETIAKELGGIFRPRSLGVVG; from the coding sequence ATGCTGATAGATACACATTGCCATCTCGACTTCAAGGATTTCGATCCTGACCGGGATGATGTCATAAATAGAGCATTGAAAGCCGGCGTGATGAAGATAATCAATGTCGCCAGCTCCATCGAAGGGTCACACCGCTCCGTCGAGCTTGCCAATAAATACGATATGGTCTACGCGACTGTCGGTGTTCATCCGCACGACGCGAAATCTGTTACCGATAGCGCTATCTCCGAACTCAAAGCGCTTGCCAAAGATAAGAAGGTGGTGGCGATAGGCGAAGTCGGATTGGATTATTATCGCAACCTTTCCCCCAAAGAAGACCAGGCCTCCGCTTTTAAGAAATTCGTATATCTTGCGCTCGATCTCGATCTGCCGCTTATTATCCACGCGCGGGAAGCCGATCGCGATGCGCTGGATATGCTGAAAAGCGAGAAAAGAGATGCCTTGCGCGGCGTCATACACTGTTTTTCTGGCAATGCCGATTTTATGAAAGAATGCCTCGACATAGGATTCTTCATATCCTTCACCGCCAATATAACTTTTAAGAAAGCCGACGATTTAAGAATGGTGGCGAGGGATATTCCGCCGGAGAGGCTCTTGCTGGAGACAGACGCGCCGTTCCTCGCGCCGCAGGCGATGCGCGGCAAGCGCAACGAGCCGGCGTATCTCACTCATCTCGTAGGTGAATGGTCGCGACTCCTCGACCTCTCCAAGGATGATGTTGCCAGGATCACTACACATAACGCAAATTCACTGTTTAAGCTCAAACTGGACGAATCATCGAAGATCGCTTATGAGATCAGGGATTCGCTTTACTTCAATATAACCAATAGGTGCACCAACTCCTGCGATTTCTGCGTGAGAAATCAGACCTCTTTTGTCAAAGGCCATAATCTTAGGTTGGATGAAGAACCGTCCGCTGAAGAGATAATAAAAACTATAAACCCCGCGAAGAAATATAAAGAGATAGTATTCTGCGGCTATGGTGAGCCGACCATGCGCCTGGACGTGATAAAAGAGGTTGCTGGCGCCCTGAAGGCCCGCGGGGGCGTTAAGATCAGGGTTGTGACTAACGGACACGGAGATCTGATAAATTCCAGAAATATCGCCAAAGAGCTTGCGGGGCTTGTGGATAAAGTTTCGGTGAGCTTGAACACCGATACGGCTGAAGCATATAACAAATACTGTAAGCCTGAATTCGGCCCGGACGCCTATGGCGCCGTGATCAATTTCATAAAAGACTGCGTAAAAAATAAGATCGAAGTCGAAGTGACGTGCCTGGACCTGCCGGGGGTCGACTTAAAGAGATGTGAAACGATAGCGAAAGAGCTGGGTGGTATATTCCGTCCCAGATCGCTCGGGGTGGTCGGATGA